The Manis javanica isolate MJ-LG chromosome 4, MJ_LKY, whole genome shotgun sequence genome contains a region encoding:
- the LOC108407882 gene encoding LOW QUALITY PROTEIN: potassium voltage-gated channel subfamily KQT member 1-like (The sequence of the model RefSeq protein was modified relative to this genomic sequence to represent the inferred CDS: inserted 2 bases in 2 codons; substituted 1 base at 1 genomic stop codon) has product MEIILVVFFGMECVVCLWSAGCRSKYMDIWGCLHFARKPISIIDLTVVVASMVVLCVVSKGQVFATSAIRGIRFLQIVKMLHVDRQGGTWRLLGSVVFIHRQELITTLYIGFLGLIFSSYFVYLAEKDAVNESGLVEFGSYAAVLWCGXVTVTTIGYGDKVPQTWVGKTIASCFSVFAISFFALPAGILGSSFSLKVQQKQRQKHFNRRIPAAASLIQTARRCSAADNPESSTWKIYVRKPSRSHPLLSPSPKPKKSAMVKXKKFKLDKDNGVGPGEKMLTVPHITCEPVAEERRPDHFSVDGCDSXVKKSSMLLEVSPTHFMRTNGFAEDLDLEGETLLAPITHVAQLWEHYRAAIKVIRRMQYFVAKKRFQQAWKSYEVRDVIGQYSQGHLNLMACIKELQRSKLDQSIGKPSLFISTSEKSKDRGNNSIGARLNQVEDKPDRLLSHNRLVPSSGTDPGKAPGQTQRAQCYVSAPRYHCSHQGHKQPPRNLLIVGKPGQEMEPPLGLSTRHIYGGTASPPPAPARAAGLSPTHRVGLGQERSLALVVRVGAPAPTCFLISVRP; this is encoded by the exons ATGGAGATCATCCTGGTGGTGTTCTTTGGGATGGAGTGCGTGGTCTGCCTCTGGTCAGCAGGCTGCCGCAGCAAGTACATGGACATCTGGGGGTGTCTGCACTTTGCCCGGAAGCCCATTTCCATCATTGACCTCACTGTGGTGGTGGCCTCCATGGTTGTCCTCTGCGTGGTCTCCAAAGGGCAGGTGTTTGCCACCTCGGCCATCAGGGGCATCCGCTTTCTCCAGATTGTGAAGATGCTGCACGTGGACCGCCAGGGAGGCACGTGGAGGCTGCTCGGCTCTGTGGTCTTCATCCACCGCCAGGAGCTGATCACCACCTTATACATCGGCTTCCTGGGCCTCATCTTCTCCTCCTACTTCGTGTACCTGGCTGAGAAGGACGCCGTGAACGAGTCAGGCCTGGTTGAGTTCGGCAGCTACGCGGCTGTCCTGTGGTGCG TGGTCACGGTCACCACCATCGGCTACGGGGACAAGGTGCCCCAGACGTGGGTCGGGAAGACCATCGCCTCCTGCTTCTCCGTCTTCGCCATCTCCTTCTTCGCGCTCCCTGCGGGGATCCTCGGCTCCAGCTTTTCCCTGAAGGTCCAGCAGAAGCAACGGCAAAAACACTTCAATAGGCGGATCCCAGCAGCAGCCTCACTCATCCAGACAGCACGGAGGTGCTCTGCAGCTGACAACCCTGAGTCCTCCACCTGGAAGATCTATGTTCGCAAGCCCTCACGGAGCCACCCTCTGCTATCTCCCAGCCCCAAGCCCAAGAAATCTGCCatggtaa aaaaaaagttcaaaCTGGACAAGGACAATGGGGTGGGTCCCGGAGAGAAGATGCTCACAGTACCCCACATCACGTGCGAACCCGTCGCAGAGGAGCGGAGGCCAGACCATTTCTCTGTGGACGGTTGTGACAGTTAGGTGAAGAAGAGCTCCATGCTGCTGGAAGTGAGCCCCACCCACTTCATGAGAACCAACGGCTTTGCTGAGGACTTGGACCTGGAAGGGGAGACGCTGCTGGCTCCCATCACACACGTGGCACAGCTGTGGGAGCACTATCGGGCCGCCATCAAGGTCATTCGGCGCATGCAGTACTTTGTGGCCAAGAAGAGGTTCCAGCAAGCATGGAAGTCCTACGAGGTGCGGGACGTCATCGGGCAGTACTCTCAGGGCCACCTCAACCTCATGGCGTGCATCAAAGAGCTGCAGAGAAGCAA GCTGGACCAGTCCATCGGGAAGCCCTCCCTCTTCATCTCCACTTCAGAGAAGAGCAAGGACCGAGGTAACAACAGCATTGGTGCCCGCCTGAACCAGGTGGAAGACAAG CCTGACCGGCTGCTTTCTCACAATCGACTGGTGCCCTCCTCGGGGACAGACCCTGGGAAAGCGCCTGGCCAGACCCAGAGGGCACAGTGCTATGTCTCAGCCCCACGTTACCACTGCAGCCATCAGGGCCATAAACAACCCCCACGCAATCTGCTGATCGTGGGGAAGCCAGGACAGGAAATGGAGCCACCGCTGGGCCTCAGTACCAGGCATATCTACGGTGGCACTGCCAGCCCCCCGCCAGCCCCAGCCAGAGCCGCTGGGCTTTCTCCCACCCACAgggtgggcctggggcaggagcGGAGCCTGGCCCTGGTGGTCAGAGTCGGAGCTCCAGCCCCCACATGCTTCCTCATCTCAGTCAGGCCCTAA